Proteins encoded within one genomic window of uncultured Desulfobacter sp.:
- a CDS encoding integration host factor subunit alpha: MALTKHTIVESVAEKLDLRSPQAKDRIEELLEIMKSTLAAEEDIMISGFGKFQVNKKSPRKGRNPATGEEMILDGRRMVVFKCSGKLRDKINKRL, encoded by the coding sequence TTGGCGCTTACCAAACACACCATTGTAGAATCAGTTGCAGAAAAACTTGACCTGAGATCCCCTCAAGCAAAAGACAGAATAGAAGAACTCCTTGAGATAATGAAATCCACCTTGGCGGCTGAAGAAGATATCATGATAAGCGGATTCGGAAAATTTCAAGTGAACAAGAAATCTCCCAGGAAAGGACGGAACCCGGCCACCGGTGAAGAGATGATTCTGGATGGAAGAAGAATGGTGGTTTTTAAATGCTCTGGCAAATTAAGGGATAAAATTAACAAAAGACTATAA
- a CDS encoding class I SAM-dependent methyltransferase, giving the protein MIDEQKKPKGAGKSSFDLIDSDILKDMLPVTPGSVVLDLACGKGVYSMFLSEIVGDAGLIYAVDLWEEGLQLLDKEIEEKNISNILPMLNNAAKAIEIDDYSVDVCLMATVLHDFEEMNKSGAVLEQVKTILKPGGHLAVIEFKKIDGPPGPPKKIRLSEDETEKLVTGYGFRKVRTVDIGDYNYLMLLQNEKIPGTRCGGVCF; this is encoded by the coding sequence ATGATAGATGAACAGAAAAAGCCCAAAGGAGCCGGTAAAAGCAGTTTTGACCTGATAGATTCGGACATTTTAAAGGATATGTTACCGGTGACGCCTGGATCTGTTGTTCTGGATCTGGCTTGCGGAAAAGGTGTTTATTCCATGTTCCTGTCAGAAATTGTTGGTGATGCTGGATTAATCTATGCTGTGGATCTCTGGGAAGAAGGACTGCAACTTCTCGATAAAGAGATTGAAGAAAAGAATATCAGCAACATCCTGCCCATGCTGAACAATGCTGCCAAAGCAATTGAAATTGACGATTACAGCGTAGATGTCTGCTTGATGGCTACCGTCCTCCATGATTTCGAGGAGATGAATAAGTCCGGTGCTGTTTTAGAACAGGTGAAGACCATACTTAAACCCGGTGGTCACTTGGCCGTTATTGAATTCAAGAAAATTGATGGCCCTCCCGGTCCCCCAAAAAAGATACGGTTGTCTGAAGACGAAACCGAAAAATTAGTTACCGGATATGGATTCAGGAAGGTCAGGACTGTTGACATCGGGGATTATAATTATCTGATGCTGCTTCAGAATGAAAAAATTCCAGGCACAAGATGTGGGGGAGTATGTTTTTGA
- a CDS encoding methyl-accepting chemotaxis protein produces the protein MGKLNDLSIRLKLFFGFGVVCIFFVIIGIVINSFNNKTIVELEAAKSEALPHTLNFIEIKRDIEQIQQWLTDISATRAAEGYDDGYAEAETYYKDAVKRTEHSIIEHDKYGEVEMVTLLKDMKKSLEDYYIMGQKMAQAYIEGGPEKGNPMMEEFDPFAEKLAGIIDQIVNEHKEELMNSFASIEAHSISNTKTITIGIIAVLIFSVLTAYGISQSITGSLLKAVDFAGYVAKGNFDQTLVLKQKDEVGVLANSLNKMTSSLKKLIIDMKDSTTTVKKSSSKIKGLSDNITASSRDTVEKSNTVSAAAKEMSSNMNSVASATEQAADSIQTVVAAVEEMTATISEISTNISRGSQTTGHAVEKANQVSVKIDELGSAASLISKVTDTIKDISEQTNLLALNATIEAARAGEAGKGFAVVAGEIKALAQQTADATGEINERIKGVQSSTEESVSSIQEIVGVINEINEIVNTVAAAIEEQSATTQEISNNIVQAGQGIQDVNQNVSQASVVTGEIAQDITHVNRAAQEANQDSGKILEGVEDLVKVTEKLNDAVSRFKI, from the coding sequence ATGGGAAAATTAAACGATTTGTCTATCAGACTGAAACTCTTTTTTGGATTTGGAGTTGTCTGTATCTTCTTTGTTATTATTGGCATTGTGATCAATAGTTTCAATAATAAAACTATTGTAGAACTGGAAGCTGCCAAATCTGAAGCGCTGCCGCATACTCTGAATTTTATTGAAATCAAACGGGATATTGAACAGATTCAGCAATGGCTCACCGACATATCTGCCACAAGAGCTGCAGAAGGCTATGATGATGGATATGCAGAAGCTGAAACCTATTACAAGGATGCAGTTAAAAGAACTGAGCACTCCATTATTGAGCACGACAAGTATGGCGAAGTTGAAATGGTCACATTGCTTAAAGATATGAAAAAAAGCCTGGAAGATTACTACATCATGGGCCAAAAAATGGCTCAAGCCTATATCGAAGGCGGACCGGAAAAAGGCAACCCCATGATGGAAGAGTTTGATCCGTTTGCTGAAAAACTGGCCGGGATCATAGATCAAATTGTTAATGAGCACAAAGAGGAGTTGATGAACTCTTTTGCGTCGATTGAGGCTCACAGCATTTCAAATACAAAAACGATCACTATCGGGATTATTGCCGTTTTAATTTTTTCCGTTCTCACCGCTTATGGTATCAGCCAGTCAATAACTGGCTCCCTTCTCAAGGCAGTGGACTTTGCGGGTTATGTGGCAAAAGGTAATTTTGATCAGACCCTTGTTCTCAAACAGAAAGATGAAGTCGGAGTTCTTGCCAATTCTCTTAACAAGATGACCTCAAGCTTAAAAAAACTTATAATTGACATGAAAGATAGTACAACAACCGTGAAAAAATCCTCTTCAAAAATTAAGGGCCTTTCAGATAATATCACCGCAAGTTCACGAGATACGGTTGAAAAATCAAATACGGTTTCTGCAGCAGCAAAAGAGATGAGCAGCAATATGAATTCTGTTGCATCTGCCACGGAGCAAGCAGCTGACAGCATCCAGACTGTTGTTGCTGCAGTTGAAGAGATGACTGCCACCATATCCGAAATCTCAACTAATATTTCCAGGGGGAGCCAGACCACCGGTCATGCAGTTGAAAAAGCCAACCAGGTATCTGTCAAAATCGATGAGCTTGGATCTGCAGCGTCCCTGATCTCTAAGGTGACCGACACCATCAAAGATATTTCTGAACAGACCAACCTTCTAGCTTTAAACGCTACCATTGAGGCGGCACGGGCAGGAGAAGCCGGAAAAGGGTTTGCTGTAGTTGCAGGAGAAATAAAAGCCCTTGCACAACAAACAGCAGATGCAACCGGTGAGATCAATGAACGGATTAAAGGTGTTCAATCCAGCACTGAAGAATCTGTATCATCTATCCAGGAAATCGTCGGTGTTATCAATGAAATTAACGAAATTGTAAACACCGTTGCGGCTGCTATTGAAGAGCAGTCCGCCACTACTCAGGAGATATCAAATAATATTGTCCAGGCAGGCCAAGGTATCCAGGACGTTAACCAAAATGTCAGCCAAGCTTCTGTTGTTACCGGAGAAATTGCTCAGGATATTACCCACGTGAACCGGGCTGCTCAGGAAGCAAACCAGGACAGTGGTAAGATACTGGAAGGTGTGGAGGACCTTGTCAAGGTTACTGAAAAATTGAATGACGCTGTAAGCCGGTTTAAAATTTAA
- a CDS encoding YjbQ family protein, producing the protein MKDLQLHTYNIPIDLAIGPDIKDITPELRTWVKDTGIKTGNLEVFIKGSTGSISTIEYEPGVVKDLKRAINALAPPGLELQKPMRIVCLNWRQQ; encoded by the coding sequence ATGAAAGATTTGCAACTTCATACCTACAACATTCCAATAGATCTGGCGATCGGTCCGGATATAAAGGACATCACGCCTGAACTCCGGACATGGGTAAAAGACACCGGCATAAAAACCGGAAATCTGGAGGTTTTCATTAAAGGCTCCACTGGTTCCATTAGCACCATTGAGTATGAGCCAGGCGTTGTGAAGGACCTTAAGCGGGCTATCAACGCCCTGGCGCCGCCAGGCCTCGAATTGCAAAAACCCATGCGGATTGTTTGCCTGAACTGGCGGCAGCAGTGA
- the cutA gene encoding divalent cation tolerance protein CutA, whose protein sequence is MHSYNCPCVVDLAVSGGNNAFLDWVRGQVGPSPVTDD, encoded by the coding sequence ATGCATAGTTATAATTGTCCCTGTGTTGTTGATTTGGCTGTGTCTGGTGGTAATAACGCATTTTTGGACTGGGTGAGAGGACAGGTAGGTCCTTCGCCGGTAACGGATGATTAA
- a CDS encoding J domain-containing protein produces the protein MNQYSTASQLFDACGVLFGPEVNVSIEFLKYLQPSGIKDAYRCQVFKAHPDRAAALGQDEESLNDRFNTLTQAYECLIAAIKGDGCVLMQQSNPRASKRSPENWNSPKTTNPKSGNDHFYSHKGAVPKRKLLIGQYLYYSGYISWNTLIEIIVRQRRDRPQIGQIALNWGLIDSDQLLYILTNRKFSEKFGDYAVRNEYFTQCNLLALLYKQKKLQRPIGHYLLKYGFGPVVLERLVRKQKHHNRNAAFK, from the coding sequence ATGAATCAATATTCTACCGCTTCGCAGTTATTTGATGCCTGTGGTGTGTTATTTGGTCCTGAAGTTAATGTTTCCATAGAATTTTTAAAATATCTTCAACCGTCTGGAATTAAGGATGCATACCGCTGCCAGGTCTTTAAAGCCCATCCGGATCGCGCCGCTGCATTGGGCCAGGATGAAGAATCCTTAAATGACCGGTTTAACACCCTGACACAAGCCTATGAATGTTTGATTGCAGCCATAAAAGGGGATGGATGCGTTTTGATGCAGCAATCAAATCCCCGGGCATCCAAACGTTCACCCGAAAATTGGAACTCGCCCAAAACGACTAACCCAAAATCTGGGAATGATCATTTTTATTCACATAAGGGAGCCGTACCCAAAAGGAAGCTTTTGATTGGTCAATACCTTTATTATTCCGGATATATATCCTGGAATACACTTATTGAAATTATTGTCCGGCAACGCAGAGACCGCCCGCAGATCGGGCAGATTGCCCTTAATTGGGGCTTGATTGATTCAGATCAACTATTGTATATTCTTACCAATCGTAAATTCAGTGAAAAATTTGGTGATTATGCTGTTCGAAATGAATATTTTACACAGTGTAACCTTTTGGCCCTTTTATACAAACAAAAAAAACTTCAACGCCCAATCGGCCATTATTTATTGAAGTATGGCTTTGGACCTGTCGTACTGGAACGTTTGGTTAGAAAGCAGAAACATCATAACCGGAATGCTGCATTTAAATAG
- a CDS encoding polyamine aminopropyltransferase produces the protein MPSDPSGRTRLSGRSRLNPASALLCLCMFASGACGIILEYIQASLASMILGNAFEQWAMVIGLMMFWMGFGSLIQAQISKKRLIHAFIGIEIALALAGGYSPTLTYLSYGYTSHYSLVLYFFVSVIGILIGLEIPVIIRINNDFSNELSTNLGNILSADYIGSLAGALVYVFILLRFFPITEAAFLTAGMNFFLALITFIYFTRKQIIRRNIPLLVIMAATCVAVFFGYMNNRKWQITNEQALYDDPIVYSKTSQYQHIVITHFKPLDEIRLFLNGNLQLCSTDEARYHESLVHPAMALAPARTRVLILGGGDGCALREVLKYPDVDRITLVDLDPAMTKLAATHPLLSRLNNHAFDNARVTALTGPGIFPGNFRQIYQASSDQKRKPDQTRHVAEVRVMNLDADKFLEQVKGVWDVIIVDMPDPSTPELTKLYSKEFYLKVRHRLAKNGVASVQSTSPYLAKESYLCIGRTLTAAGFCILPYHENVPSFGDWGWFLCSRQNWNNGLAQQRISQLEFTVPTRFLSPEGFRRELVFGKGMNQSRHTEINSLLFPVLLSYYNHESWLLD, from the coding sequence ATGCCATCTGATCCATCGGGGCGCACCCGGCTATCCGGGCGCTCCCGGCTCAATCCTGCCTCGGCCCTGCTATGCCTTTGCATGTTTGCATCCGGGGCCTGCGGAATCATCCTTGAATATATCCAGGCAAGCCTGGCCTCCATGATCCTGGGCAATGCCTTTGAACAGTGGGCCATGGTCATCGGGTTGATGATGTTCTGGATGGGATTCGGCAGCCTGATCCAGGCCCAAATCTCCAAAAAACGCCTGATCCATGCCTTTATCGGCATTGAAATTGCCCTTGCACTTGCCGGGGGGTATTCACCCACCCTGACCTATCTGTCCTACGGATATACCAGCCACTACAGCCTGGTGCTCTATTTTTTTGTGTCTGTGATCGGCATCCTCATTGGTCTTGAAATCCCGGTGATTATACGGATCAACAACGATTTTTCAAATGAGCTGTCCACCAATCTGGGCAATATCCTGTCTGCCGACTATATCGGGTCTTTGGCCGGGGCTTTGGTGTATGTGTTCATCCTGCTGCGGTTTTTTCCTATTACGGAAGCCGCTTTCCTGACTGCGGGCATGAACTTTTTTCTTGCCCTGATAACCTTTATCTATTTTACCCGCAAGCAAATCATCCGGCGCAATATCCCCTTGCTTGTGATCATGGCCGCCACCTGTGTCGCAGTGTTTTTCGGGTATATGAATAACCGCAAGTGGCAGATCACCAACGAACAGGCCTTGTATGATGACCCCATCGTTTATTCTAAAACCAGCCAGTACCAGCACATCGTTATTACGCATTTCAAACCTCTGGACGAAATACGGCTTTTTTTAAACGGAAATCTGCAGTTGTGCAGTACGGATGAAGCCCGGTACCATGAATCCCTGGTTCATCCGGCCATGGCCCTGGCCCCGGCCCGCACCCGGGTATTGATTTTGGGCGGAGGAGACGGCTGTGCGTTAAGGGAAGTGTTGAAGTACCCGGACGTTGACCGGATTACCCTGGTGGACCTGGATCCGGCCATGACCAAGCTTGCTGCCACACATCCGCTGCTGTCCCGGCTTAATAACCATGCCTTTGACAATGCCCGGGTAACCGCCCTGACAGGCCCCGGGATTTTCCCAGGGAATTTTCGTCAGATTTATCAGGCCTCGTCTGACCAAAAAAGAAAACCGGACCAGACCCGGCATGTGGCCGAGGTCCGGGTCATGAATCTGGATGCGGATAAGTTCTTGGAACAAGTGAAAGGGGTTTGGGATGTTATTATCGTGGATATGCCGGATCCGTCCACACCGGAGCTGACCAAGCTTTACTCAAAAGAGTTTTATCTTAAGGTCCGGCACAGACTGGCTAAAAACGGCGTTGCATCCGTTCAGTCCACCTCCCCTTACCTTGCAAAGGAAAGCTATCTTTGTATTGGCAGGACATTGACCGCGGCCGGATTTTGCATTCTGCCATACCATGAAAATGTACCCTCGTTCGGGGATTGGGGCTGGTTTTTATGCAGTCGTCAAAATTGGAACAATGGCCTTGCACAACAACGGATTTCACAACTTGAATTTACCGTGCCTACGCGGTTTCTAAGCCCCGAGGGGTTCAGACGCGAGCTTGTATTCGGCAAAGGCATGAACCAAAGCCGTCACACTGAAATAAACTCCCTTCTTTTCCCTGTGCTGTTATCCTATTACAATCACGAATCCTGGCTTCTGGACTAA
- a CDS encoding DUF350 domain-containing protein translates to MNYMATLISIGHGLCYALVSIFFIFLAKKLDDWRTKDFNDDRHIDDGNVAVGLRRAGLYLGIAIGMIGALSGDSAGFKTDITYLLVDGVLVTVCLFLARFINDSIMMGNMNNDKECIKVFTLEDGRTVTGNAALGMVEAGMYIATGFILNGSMSGSGGSFVQSLGSALLFFVLGQVVLLGCGLLYELITPFNVRDEIKQNNPAAGIGLAGILIALGIILKASLSGPFTGWINDIIGFLIYTVCGMILLIGFTVLVDRFLLPTTNIATEVKEDKNVAALVLVEATIIAVALIIAHAI, encoded by the coding sequence ATGAACTATATGGCAACCCTAATAAGCATAGGTCATGGTTTATGCTATGCCCTGGTAAGCATTTTTTTTATTTTTCTGGCCAAAAAACTGGATGACTGGCGGACCAAGGACTTTAATGACGACCGCCACATTGATGACGGCAATGTGGCCGTGGGGTTAAGACGGGCAGGGCTTTATCTTGGCATTGCCATCGGCATGATCGGGGCGCTGTCAGGGGACTCGGCAGGGTTCAAGACCGATATAACCTATCTTCTGGTCGACGGTGTTTTGGTTACTGTGTGTCTTTTCCTTGCTCGGTTCATCAATGATTCCATCATGATGGGCAACATGAACAACGACAAAGAGTGCATAAAAGTATTTACCCTCGAAGACGGGCGTACGGTCACAGGCAATGCAGCCCTTGGCATGGTGGAGGCCGGCATGTACATTGCCACAGGCTTTATTCTCAACGGCAGCATGTCCGGCAGCGGGGGCAGCTTTGTCCAGTCCCTGGGATCTGCACTGCTCTTTTTTGTTCTGGGACAGGTTGTGCTTTTAGGGTGTGGCCTGCTCTATGAACTGATCACTCCATTTAACGTCCGGGATGAAATCAAGCAGAATAATCCGGCCGCGGGCATTGGCCTGGCCGGTATCCTGATTGCCCTGGGCATCATTTTAAAGGCAAGTCTTTCCGGTCCGTTTACCGGGTGGATAAATGATATTATCGGGTTTTTGATTTATACGGTGTGCGGCATGATTCTGCTTATTGGATTCACTGTCCTTGTGGACCGGTTTCTTTTGCCCACCACAAATATTGCAACTGAGGTCAAAGAGGATAAAAATGTTGCGGCACTGGTGCTGGTTGAGGCGACCATCATTGCCGTGGCGCTGATCATTGCCCATGCCATCTGA